One genomic region from Streptomyces sp. NBC_00457 encodes:
- a CDS encoding type 1 glutamine amidotransferase domain-containing protein, with amino-acid sequence MRIAFLTAPEGVEQIELADPWRAAVEAGHEPVLVSTKPGQVQAFDHLDKADTFAVDEVVGEVPAESFGALVLPGGVANPDFLRMDERAVMFVQAFFERGKPVAAICHAPWTLVEADVVRGRTLTSWPSLQTDIRNAGGTWVDEQVHIDDQGPNPLITSRKPDDLKAFCEAFLEVFARQTV; translated from the coding sequence ATGCGCATCGCGTTTCTGACGGCGCCCGAGGGCGTCGAGCAGATCGAACTGGCCGACCCGTGGCGGGCGGCGGTCGAGGCGGGGCACGAGCCGGTGCTGGTGTCGACGAAGCCCGGTCAGGTGCAGGCCTTCGACCACCTCGACAAGGCGGACACCTTCGCCGTGGACGAGGTGGTCGGCGAGGTGCCGGCCGAGTCGTTCGGCGCTCTGGTGCTGCCCGGCGGCGTGGCCAATCCGGACTTCCTGCGGATGGACGAGCGCGCGGTGATGTTCGTCCAGGCGTTCTTCGAGCGAGGAAAGCCGGTCGCCGCGATCTGCCATGCCCCGTGGACGCTGGTCGAGGCGGATGTCGTACGCGGCCGGACGCTCACCTCGTGGCCCAGCCTTCAGACGGACATCCGCAACGCGGGCGGCACCTGGGTCGACGAGCAGGTGCACATCGACGACCAGGGCCCGAACCCGCTGATCACCAGCCGTAAGCCGGACGACCTGAAGGCGTTCTGCGAGGCCTTCCTGGAGGTGTTCGCCCGGCAGACGGTCTGA
- a CDS encoding DUF6158 family protein produces the protein MDDHDERGTTMTGVDPDRLDDQQLMKELETIHRTRHDTLLHGSNDALRAHNDRMAQLEGEYLRRNPRRPVAAGRTREGARERGCADS, from the coding sequence ATGGACGACCACGACGAGCGGGGCACCACCATGACCGGAGTCGACCCGGACCGGCTGGACGATCAGCAGCTCATGAAGGAGCTGGAGACCATCCACCGCACACGCCACGACACGCTGCTGCACGGCTCGAACGACGCGCTGCGCGCCCACAACGACCGGATGGCGCAGCTGGAGGGCGAGTATCTGCGCCGCAACCCGCGGCGTCCGGTGGCCGCGGGCCGCACACGCGAAGGGGCCCGGGAACGGGGCTGCGCGGATTCGTAG
- a CDS encoding ABC-F family ATP-binding cassette domain-containing protein, with translation MGHLEAAHLEYYLPDGRALLGDVSFRVGEGAVVALVGPNGAGKTTLLRLISGELKPHGGTVTVSGGLGVMRQFVGSVRDETTVRDLLVSVASPRIQAAAKAVDRAEHAIMTVDDEAAQMQYAQALSDWAEAHGYEAETLWDMCTTAALGVPYDKAQFREVRTLSGGEQKRLVLEALLRGTDEVLLLDEPDNYLDVPGKRWLEERLKETRKTVLFVSHDRELLARAAEKIVSVDPGPAGADAWVHGGGFATYHEARRERFARFEELRRRWDEKHVQLKQLVYTLRNKAAYNDGLASRYQAAQTRLRKFEEAGPPQEPPREQDITMRLHGGRTGVRAVTCKQLELSGLMKPFDLEVFYGERVAVLGSNGSGKSHFLRLLAGETVAHTGEWKLGARVVPGHFAQTHAHPELTGRKLLDILWTEHSQDRGAAMSRLRRYELTNQAEQSFDRLSGGQQARFQILLLELEGVTALLLDEPTDNLDLESAEALQEGLEAFDGTVLAVTHDRWFARSFDRYLVFGSDGRVRETAEPVWDERRVERAR, from the coding sequence ATGGGACACCTGGAAGCCGCACATCTCGAGTACTACCTCCCCGACGGGAGGGCGCTGCTCGGCGATGTGTCCTTCCGGGTCGGCGAAGGCGCCGTCGTGGCCCTGGTCGGCCCGAACGGCGCGGGCAAGACGACACTGCTGCGGCTGATCTCCGGCGAGCTGAAGCCGCACGGCGGCACGGTCACCGTGAGCGGCGGCCTCGGCGTGATGCGCCAGTTCGTGGGCTCCGTACGGGACGAGACGACCGTACGGGATCTGCTGGTGTCGGTCGCGTCGCCCCGTATCCAGGCGGCGGCGAAGGCCGTCGACAGGGCCGAGCACGCGATCATGACCGTCGACGACGAGGCCGCGCAGATGCAGTACGCGCAGGCCCTCTCCGACTGGGCCGAGGCCCACGGGTACGAGGCCGAGACGCTGTGGGACATGTGCACCACGGCCGCGCTGGGCGTGCCGTACGACAAGGCGCAGTTCCGTGAGGTGCGCACACTGTCCGGCGGCGAGCAGAAGCGGCTGGTGCTGGAGGCGCTGCTGCGCGGCACGGACGAGGTGCTGCTGCTCGACGAGCCCGACAACTACCTCGACGTGCCCGGCAAGCGCTGGCTGGAGGAGCGGCTGAAGGAGACCCGCAAGACCGTCCTCTTCGTCTCCCACGACCGGGAACTCCTCGCCCGCGCCGCCGAGAAGATCGTGAGCGTGGATCCGGGACCGGCGGGCGCGGACGCGTGGGTGCACGGTGGCGGTTTCGCGACGTACCACGAGGCGCGGCGTGAACGCTTCGCGCGCTTCGAGGAGTTGCGCAGGCGCTGGGACGAGAAGCACGTCCAGCTGAAGCAGCTCGTCTACACGCTCAGGAACAAGGCCGCGTACAACGACGGGCTGGCCTCCCGTTATCAGGCCGCGCAGACCCGACTGCGCAAGTTCGAGGAGGCCGGCCCACCACAGGAGCCGCCCCGCGAGCAGGACATCACGATGCGCCTGCACGGCGGCCGTACCGGCGTAAGGGCCGTCACCTGCAAGCAACTTGAGCTGTCCGGCCTGATGAAACCCTTCGACCTGGAGGTCTTCTACGGCGAACGGGTCGCCGTCCTCGGCTCCAACGGCTCCGGCAAGTCGCACTTCCTGCGGCTGCTGGCCGGGGAGACCGTCGCGCACACGGGGGAGTGGAAGCTCGGTGCGAGGGTCGTCCCCGGCCACTTCGCCCAGACACACGCGCACCCCGAGCTGACCGGGCGCAAGCTGCTCGACATCCTGTGGACCGAGCACTCCCAGGACCGCGGCGCCGCCATGTCCCGGCTGCGCCGCTACGAGCTGACGAACCAGGCCGAGCAGAGCTTCGACCGGCTCTCCGGCGGCCAGCAGGCCCGCTTCCAGATCCTCCTGCTGGAACTGGAAGGCGTGACGGCCCTGCTGCTCGACGAGCCGACCGACAACCTCGACCTGGAGTCCGCCGAGGCACTCCAGGAGGGCTTGGAAGCCTTCGACGGCACGGTCCTCGCGGTCACCCACGACCGCTGGTTCGCGCGCTCCTTCGACCGCTACCTGGTCTTCGGCAGCGACGGCCGGGTCCGCGAGACGGCGGAGCCGGTGTGGGACGAACGGCGGGTGGAACGGGCGCGCTGA
- a CDS encoding histidine phosphatase family protein, producing the protein MRLLLIRHGQTPSNVDTLLDTAVPGAGLTALGERQAALLPEALADEDIEALYISTLIRTRLTAAPLAAARGLDMIVRDGIRELTAGDLEMLPGDGEHGRTYMETVFAWAAGDVELRMPGGESGTEALARFDAVVAEAADSGVGTVAMVSHGAAIRMWTAARADNVDIPFAAAHPLDNTGVVVLEGSPADGWKALSWAGAVVEATGPGTESGPTGQPL; encoded by the coding sequence ATGCGCCTGCTCCTCATACGCCACGGCCAGACCCCGTCGAACGTGGACACTCTGCTGGACACGGCCGTTCCCGGCGCGGGGCTGACCGCGCTCGGCGAGCGGCAGGCGGCCCTGCTGCCCGAGGCACTCGCCGACGAGGACATCGAGGCCCTGTACATCTCCACCCTGATCCGCACCCGGCTCACCGCCGCCCCGCTCGCCGCCGCCCGCGGCCTCGACATGATCGTCCGCGACGGCATCCGGGAGCTGACGGCCGGCGACCTGGAGATGCTGCCCGGCGACGGTGAGCACGGCCGCACCTACATGGAGACCGTGTTCGCCTGGGCCGCGGGCGACGTGGAGCTGCGGATGCCGGGCGGCGAGAGCGGCACCGAGGCGCTGGCCCGGTTCGACGCCGTGGTCGCCGAGGCCGCGGACAGCGGGGTCGGGACCGTCGCCATGGTCAGCCACGGCGCGGCGATCCGCATGTGGACCGCGGCCCGCGCGGACAACGTCGACATCCCCTTCGCCGCCGCCCACCCGCTCGACAACACCGGCGTGGTCGTCCTGGAGGGCTCCCCGGCCGACGGCTGGAAGGCGCTGTCGTGGGCGGGCGCCGTCGTGGAGGCCACCGGACCCGGCACGGAGAGCGGCCCGACCGGTCAGCCCCTGTAG
- a CDS encoding bifunctional phosphatase PAP2/diacylglycerol kinase family protein: MSPDVDLTVPKPGHHVLRDWLLALDNRLFEFAAERHWPGAERVLPKLSRSANHGVLWFATAAVIAASRTPRGRRAAARGVASLSLASATINTLGKRSVRRPRPVLDPVPLVRQLKRQPITTSFPSGHSASAAAFATGVALESPAWGAAVAPVAWSVALSRVYTGVHFPSDVFAGAALGVGAAYAVQGLVPTRPPGTPARPRADVPALPDGAGLVVVANTAAGTAERVHALAQVLPQAEIVQCSATEVHDELAKAAARARVLGVCGGDGTVNTAAGIAMRHGLPLAVLPGGTLNHFAHDLGVEDVRDLSRAVRGGEAVRVDVGRFACGERDGIFLNTCSLGVYPELVRERDRWSHRIGDWPAGVLAALRVLNADRHPLEAELGGRARPLWLLFVGNGTYHRMGLVPGRRADLADGRFDVRVVHGGRKPALRLLAAAFAGPLTRSPAHAAVQVSRLRVAGVAPGTLLAHDGEVTEVSGEVTVEKLPEALTVYRPLNGKSV, translated from the coding sequence ATGAGCCCAGACGTCGATCTCACCGTCCCGAAACCCGGCCACCATGTGCTGCGTGACTGGCTGCTCGCGCTGGACAACCGACTGTTCGAGTTCGCGGCCGAGCGCCACTGGCCCGGCGCCGAGCGTGTGCTGCCGAAGCTGAGCCGGAGCGCGAACCACGGTGTGCTGTGGTTCGCCACGGCGGCCGTCATCGCGGCGAGCCGGACGCCTCGGGGCCGCCGTGCCGCGGCCCGCGGTGTCGCCTCCCTGAGCCTGGCCTCGGCCACCATCAACACGCTCGGCAAGCGCAGTGTGCGCCGCCCGCGCCCCGTCCTCGACCCGGTGCCGCTGGTCCGGCAACTGAAGCGGCAGCCGATCACCACCTCGTTCCCGTCCGGTCACTCCGCGTCCGCGGCGGCCTTCGCGACCGGTGTCGCCCTGGAGTCCCCCGCCTGGGGCGCGGCGGTGGCACCGGTCGCCTGGTCGGTCGCCCTGTCCCGCGTCTACACCGGCGTCCACTTCCCGAGCGATGTGTTCGCCGGCGCCGCCCTGGGCGTGGGTGCCGCGTACGCCGTACAGGGCCTGGTACCGACCCGCCCCCCGGGCACGCCGGCCCGGCCCCGTGCGGACGTTCCCGCCCTGCCGGACGGCGCGGGCCTGGTCGTCGTGGCCAACACGGCCGCGGGCACCGCCGAGCGCGTGCACGCGCTGGCCCAGGTGCTGCCGCAGGCGGAGATCGTGCAGTGCTCCGCGACGGAGGTCCACGACGAGTTGGCAAAGGCGGCGGCCCGCGCCCGGGTGCTCGGTGTGTGCGGCGGAGACGGCACGGTGAACACCGCCGCCGGGATCGCGATGCGCCACGGCCTGCCGCTGGCGGTGCTGCCCGGCGGCACGCTGAACCACTTCGCCCACGACCTGGGCGTGGAGGATGTCCGCGATCTGAGCCGGGCCGTCCGCGGCGGCGAGGCCGTGCGGGTGGACGTGGGCCGGTTCGCCTGCGGCGAGCGCGACGGCATCTTCCTCAACACCTGCAGCCTGGGCGTCTACCCGGAGCTGGTGCGCGAGCGGGACCGCTGGTCGCACCGGATCGGCGACTGGCCGGCGGGCGTGCTCGCGGCACTGCGGGTGCTGAACGCCGACCGCCATCCGCTGGAGGCCGAACTCGGCGGCCGGGCACGCCCGTTGTGGCTGCTGTTCGTCGGGAACGGCACCTACCACCGGATGGGCCTGGTGCCCGGCCGGCGTGCGGATCTGGCGGACGGGCGGTTCGACGTACGGGTGGTGCACGGCGGCCGCAAACCGGCGCTGCGGCTGCTCGCGGCGGCCTTCGCGGGCCCGCTCACCCGCTCCCCGGCCCACGCGGCGGTCCAGGTGAGCCGGCTGCGGGTGGCCGGCGTCGCGCCGGGAACCCTGCTCGCCCACGACGGCGAAGTCACGGAGGTGTCGGGCGAGGTGACGGTGGAGAAGCTGCCGGAGGCGCTCACGGTGTACCGCCCACTGAACGGGAAGTCCGTATAG
- a CDS encoding class I SAM-dependent methyltransferase translates to MSKPQGKARETAVYTHGHHESVLRSHTWRTAANSAAYLLGSLTPRMRILDIGCGPGTITADLAALVPEGHVTGVDRAPEILDRARDTAAERGLTNTGFAVADVHALDFPDDTFCVVHAHQVLQHVGDPVRALREMVRVTKPGGFIAVRDADYAAMTWYPASSGLDDWLDLYRRVARANGGEPDAGRRLKSWALAAGLTDITATSGTWTYSAPDERAWWSGLWADRTLASAYAERATAGGHATPERLWAVADAWRDWGTREGGWFSVLHGEILCRKKAEESLSRKA, encoded by the coding sequence ATGTCGAAACCGCAGGGGAAAGCCCGGGAAACCGCCGTCTACACCCACGGCCACCACGAGTCCGTGCTGCGCTCGCACACCTGGCGGACCGCCGCCAACTCCGCCGCCTATCTGCTCGGTTCGCTCACACCGCGGATGAGGATCCTGGACATCGGCTGCGGCCCGGGCACCATCACCGCCGACCTGGCGGCGCTGGTCCCCGAGGGGCATGTCACCGGCGTCGACCGGGCGCCGGAGATCCTGGACCGGGCCCGGGACACCGCCGCCGAGCGGGGTCTGACGAACACCGGCTTCGCGGTGGCCGACGTCCACGCCCTGGACTTCCCGGACGACACGTTCTGCGTGGTCCACGCCCACCAGGTGCTCCAGCACGTCGGCGATCCGGTGCGGGCGCTGCGCGAGATGGTCCGGGTGACGAAGCCGGGCGGGTTCATCGCGGTCCGCGACGCGGACTACGCGGCGATGACCTGGTACCCCGCGTCATCGGGCCTGGACGACTGGCTGGACCTGTACCGGAGGGTGGCCCGCGCCAACGGCGGCGAGCCGGACGCGGGACGCCGGCTGAAGTCCTGGGCGCTGGCGGCGGGCCTCACCGACATCACCGCCACCTCCGGCACCTGGACCTACTCGGCGCCGGACGAGCGGGCCTGGTGGAGCGGCCTGTGGGCGGACCGCACCCTGGCGTCGGCGTACGCCGAGCGCGCCACGGCCGGCGGTCACGCGACCCCCGAGCGGCTATGGGCCGTGGCGGACGCCTGGCGGGACTGGGGGACGCGGGAGGGCGGCTGGTTCAGCGTGCTGCACGGGGAGATCCTCTGCCGGAAGAAAGCCGAAGAAAGCCTGAGCAGGAAAGCCTGA
- a CDS encoding hydrophobic protein, whose translation MVPILLVLLLALVLFGAGFAVKLLWWIALAVLVLWLLGFFMRGTTAAGGRSRWYRW comes from the coding sequence ATGGTTCCCATTCTGCTGGTACTACTTCTGGCGCTGGTTCTTTTCGGTGCCGGATTCGCCGTAAAGCTGCTGTGGTGGATCGCGCTGGCGGTGCTGGTGCTGTGGCTGCTGGGATTCTTCATGCGAGGCACGACGGCAGCCGGGGGCAGGAGCCGCTGGTACAGGTGGTGA
- a CDS encoding gas vesicle protein K, which yields MTPRNRLDLEPDTVERDLVKLVLTVVELLRQLMERQALRRFDEGDLSEEQEERIGLTLMLLDDRMTELRERYGLRPEDLNLDLGPLGPLLPRD from the coding sequence ATGACCCCGCGCAACCGGCTCGACCTGGAGCCCGACACCGTCGAACGCGACCTGGTCAAGCTCGTCCTGACCGTCGTGGAGCTGCTGCGCCAGCTCATGGAGCGACAGGCGCTGCGCCGCTTCGACGAGGGCGATCTGAGCGAGGAACAGGAGGAGCGGATCGGGCTCACGCTGATGCTGCTCGACGACCGGATGACCGAACTCCGTGAACGCTACGGACTGCGGCCCGAGGACCTCAATCTGGACCTCGGGCCGCTCGGACCGTTGCTCCCCAGGGACTGA
- a CDS encoding gas vesicle protein, which produces MTVIERREVALVDLLDRLLAGGVVITGDITLRIADVDLVRIDLNALISSVNAQVPSPFQDSQELT; this is translated from the coding sequence GTGACCGTCATCGAACGCCGTGAGGTCGCCCTCGTGGACCTGCTCGACCGGCTGCTCGCCGGCGGCGTCGTCATCACGGGGGACATCACTCTGCGCATCGCGGACGTCGACCTGGTCCGCATCGACCTGAACGCGCTGATCAGCTCCGTGAACGCACAGGTTCCCTCGCCCTTTCAGGACTCTCAGGAGCTGACATGA
- a CDS encoding GvpL/GvpF family gas vesicle protein — protein MTGLRYVYAVCRPFRSALQAQLKGVAGEPPKQLTHHGLVAVLSTVPERDFAEEPLRAHLEDLDWLTETARAHQSVIDALTAVTTPLPLRLATVFRDDSGVRIMMEAREEEFRRTLDRLEGRVEWGVKVYVDAEPAQTGPPAGTGTAASGRDYLRQRRSRVRAHEDKWQQAERFASGLHATLSARAEDSRLHAPQNSSLSGASGRNVLNAAYLVPRADSESFVEIVDRTKDEEAGIRVELTGPWAAYSFVGFAGEEEGL, from the coding sequence ATGACCGGCCTGCGTTACGTCTACGCCGTGTGCCGTCCCTTCCGGTCCGCGCTCCAGGCCCAGCTCAAGGGCGTCGCGGGCGAGCCGCCGAAACAGCTGACGCACCACGGCCTGGTCGCCGTCCTCAGTACGGTGCCGGAGCGCGACTTCGCCGAAGAGCCGCTCCGGGCCCATCTGGAGGACCTGGACTGGCTCACCGAGACCGCCCGCGCCCACCAGAGCGTGATCGACGCGCTCACCGCGGTCACCACGCCCCTGCCGCTCCGGCTCGCCACCGTCTTCCGGGACGACAGCGGCGTACGGATCATGATGGAGGCACGCGAGGAAGAGTTCCGCCGCACCCTGGACCGGCTGGAGGGGCGGGTGGAATGGGGCGTGAAGGTGTACGTCGACGCGGAGCCCGCTCAGACCGGCCCGCCCGCCGGGACGGGGACGGCCGCGTCGGGCCGGGACTATCTGCGGCAACGGCGTTCGCGCGTCCGTGCGCACGAGGACAAGTGGCAGCAGGCGGAGAGGTTCGCGAGCGGACTGCACGCGACGCTTTCCGCCCGCGCCGAGGATTCCCGGCTGCACGCCCCGCAGAACAGCTCCCTTTCCGGCGCCTCCGGACGGAATGTGCTCAACGCCGCCTATCTCGTGCCGCGTGCGGATTCCGAGAGCTTCGTCGAAATCGTGGACCGCACGAAGGATGAGGAAGCGGGAATTCGCGTCGAACTCACCGGGCCCTGGGCGGCCTATTCCTTCGTCGGGTTCGCCGGGGAGGAGGAGGGCCTGTGA
- a CDS encoding gas vesicle protein has protein sequence MTTPSRVPEPYGSNGGANLADILERVLDKGVVIAGDIRINLLDIELLTVKLRLIVASVDKAREMGIDWWEDDPSLSSRARRDELARENAELRERLAALEPGRGQEEIP, from the coding sequence ATGACGACGCCCAGCCGGGTTCCCGAGCCCTACGGCTCGAACGGCGGCGCCAACCTCGCCGACATCCTGGAGCGCGTGCTCGACAAGGGTGTCGTCATCGCCGGCGACATCCGGATCAACCTGCTCGACATCGAGCTGCTCACCGTCAAGCTCCGGCTGATCGTCGCTTCCGTCGACAAGGCACGGGAGATGGGTATCGACTGGTGGGAGGACGACCCGTCGCTGTCCTCACGTGCCCGGCGCGACGAGCTCGCCCGTGAGAACGCCGAGCTGCGGGAGCGGCTGGCCGCTCTGGAGCCCGGCCGAGGGCAGGAGGAGATCCCATGA
- a CDS encoding SRPBCC family protein encodes MTETLGSARSATRGATPSPLGDLAHSEAADRLKAELQEYLAAQAQRLLIGFGHKLGETTLKLNDVAEGRSPGFAKLALDGGRKLAEGKGPLRSALELGASRAKDNVVGALKNLGGGKGKRKGGAGKKPTVILEYVDVGVPLRTAYDQWTRYQEFSTFAKGVKNASRADDTHSDWQLKVFWSNRSWKAHTTEQLPDDRIAWTSEGAKGTTKGVVSFHPLADNLTRVLLVIEYYPKGLFEKTGNLWRAQGRRARLDLKNYVRFITLKGEAEEGWRGEIRDGEVVRSHEDALAEENEPEEKEPEENESEENEPEENETEENEPEAYEDEYEAADEAEPDEEQADEYEYADGGSRR; translated from the coding sequence ATGACCGAGACCCTCGGATCCGCACGCTCCGCCACGCGCGGAGCAACCCCGAGCCCGCTCGGCGACCTCGCCCACAGCGAAGCCGCCGACCGGCTCAAGGCCGAACTGCAGGAGTACCTCGCCGCCCAGGCCCAGCGCCTGCTGATCGGCTTCGGCCACAAGCTCGGCGAGACCACCCTCAAGCTGAACGACGTCGCCGAGGGCCGGAGCCCCGGCTTCGCCAAGCTCGCCCTGGACGGTGGCCGCAAGCTCGCCGAGGGCAAGGGGCCGCTGCGCAGCGCCCTGGAGCTCGGCGCCTCCCGGGCGAAGGACAACGTCGTCGGCGCTCTGAAGAACCTCGGCGGCGGCAAGGGCAAGCGCAAGGGCGGCGCGGGGAAGAAGCCCACCGTCATCCTCGAATACGTCGACGTCGGCGTACCGCTGCGCACCGCCTACGACCAGTGGACCCGCTACCAGGAGTTCAGCACCTTCGCCAAGGGCGTCAAGAACGCGAGCCGCGCCGACGACACCCACTCCGACTGGCAGCTCAAGGTCTTCTGGTCCAACCGCAGTTGGAAGGCCCACACGACCGAGCAGCTTCCCGACGACCGCATCGCGTGGACGTCGGAGGGCGCGAAGGGCACGACGAAGGGCGTCGTCTCCTTCCACCCCCTCGCGGACAACCTCACGCGCGTCCTGCTGGTGATCGAGTACTACCCCAAGGGCCTGTTCGAGAAGACCGGCAACCTCTGGCGTGCCCAGGGCCGCCGGGCCCGCCTCGACCTCAAGAACTACGTCCGCTTCATCACCCTCAAGGGAGAGGCGGAGGAGGGCTGGCGCGGCGAGATCCGCGACGGCGAGGTCGTCCGCAGCCATGAGGACGCGCTGGCGGAGGAGAACGAGCCGGAGGAGAAAGAGCCGGAGGAGAACGAGTCGGAGGAGAACGAGCCAGAAGAGAACGAGACGGAGGAGAACGAGCCGGAGGCGTACGAGGACGAGTACGAAGCGGCCGACGAGGCAGAGCCCGACGAGGAACAGGCCGACGAGTACGAGTACGCCGACGGCGGGAGCCGCCGATGA
- a CDS encoding DNA primase: protein MNRVGLGLAIGAGYVLGRTKKMKLAFAVGTLVAGKRMQLGPRALADLVTRQLADNPQFKEIGDQLREDLRGVGKAASGAMVERQLDAFADRLHGRTEQVRDQLAGVVPETPDLGFRRKGEDEERGEPEEAEEAEDYEEFDDDVEDEEDVEGTEDSEGAEDYDEEEPEPRRNEAAMKAPAKKTAEKPPAKKAAAKKTAKKAPARTKAGTKTAPAKKTTGKKAAAKKTAGAGRKSTTGARSAARGARSRLPKGGGE, encoded by the coding sequence ATGAACCGAGTGGGACTGGGCCTCGCGATAGGGGCCGGATACGTCCTCGGACGTACGAAGAAGATGAAACTGGCGTTCGCCGTCGGCACGTTGGTGGCCGGCAAGCGGATGCAACTCGGCCCGCGGGCGCTCGCGGATCTGGTGACCCGGCAACTGGCGGACAACCCGCAGTTCAAGGAGATCGGGGACCAGCTTCGCGAGGACCTGCGAGGCGTCGGCAAGGCGGCATCGGGCGCCATGGTCGAGCGACAGCTCGACGCCTTCGCGGACCGGCTGCACGGACGTACCGAACAGGTCCGTGACCAGCTCGCGGGCGTGGTGCCCGAAACACCCGACCTCGGCTTCCGGAGGAAGGGGGAGGACGAGGAGCGCGGGGAGCCCGAGGAGGCCGAAGAGGCGGAGGACTACGAGGAGTTCGACGACGACGTAGAAGATGAAGAGGACGTAGAGGGCACCGAGGATTCCGAGGGTGCCGAGGACTACGACGAAGAAGAGCCCGAGCCGCGGCGGAACGAAGCGGCGATGAAGGCACCGGCCAAGAAGACGGCCGAGAAGCCGCCCGCGAAGAAGGCCGCCGCGAAGAAGACGGCCAAGAAGGCCCCGGCCCGGACGAAGGCCGGCACGAAGACCGCGCCGGCCAAGAAGACGACAGGGAAGAAGGCAGCGGCGAAGAAGACCGCGGGCGCCGGGCGGAAGAGCACCACCGGAGCCAGGAGCGCCGCCCGCGGTGCCCGGTCCCGGCTGCCGAAGGGGGGCGGTGAGTGA
- a CDS encoding gas vesicle protein GvpG, producing MGLVGEILLLPFAPVRGSAWVMRQVLSEAERIYYDPATVRAELARLEDQLEAGEISEEEFDRQEDELLDRLETGLRGSAGTGNGTAR from the coding sequence GTGGGACTGGTCGGAGAGATCCTGCTGCTGCCGTTCGCCCCGGTGCGCGGCAGCGCTTGGGTCATGAGACAGGTACTGAGCGAGGCGGAGCGGATCTACTACGACCCGGCCACCGTCCGGGCCGAACTCGCCCGGCTCGAAGATCAGTTGGAGGCAGGTGAGATCAGCGAGGAGGAGTTCGACCGCCAGGAGGACGAACTCCTCGACCGGCTGGAGACAGGCCTGCGCGGAAGCGCGGGCACGGGCAACGGGACGGCACGATGA
- a CDS encoding GvpL/GvpF family gas vesicle protein — MSTSTYVYGIAAASHPSLPKQLSGVGDPPRPVRVLTAGDLAALVSDAPEGLRPKRRDLLAHQAVLAEAGAAGCVLPMRFGSVAPDDDTVTGVLAERADHYKERLRALDGKVEYNVKAVHDEEAVLHRLLSENPEIRAMTEANRQAGGGSYEERLRLGESVVAAVKAREAEDATEVRAALEPAAAAVSVGPESTGWLANLSFLVERATAERFMAAVEETRKAFPHLELRLNGPLPPYSFVEPGPAKPAGSVLGADAAEE; from the coding sequence GTGAGCACGAGCACGTACGTGTACGGCATCGCCGCCGCCTCCCATCCGTCGCTGCCCAAGCAGCTGTCCGGCGTCGGTGACCCGCCGCGCCCCGTCCGTGTCCTGACCGCGGGGGACCTCGCGGCCCTCGTCAGCGACGCGCCCGAGGGGCTGCGCCCCAAGCGCCGGGACCTGCTGGCGCATCAGGCCGTGCTCGCCGAGGCCGGCGCCGCCGGGTGTGTGCTGCCCATGCGGTTCGGCAGCGTCGCCCCCGACGACGACACCGTCACCGGCGTGCTCGCCGAGCGCGCCGACCACTACAAGGAGCGGCTGCGGGCGCTGGACGGCAAGGTCGAGTACAACGTCAAGGCGGTGCACGACGAGGAGGCCGTCCTGCACCGGCTGCTCTCCGAGAACCCGGAGATCCGGGCCATGACCGAGGCCAACCGGCAGGCGGGCGGCGGCAGTTACGAAGAGCGGCTGCGGCTCGGCGAGTCGGTGGTCGCCGCGGTCAAGGCCCGCGAGGCCGAGGACGCGACCGAGGTGCGCGCCGCCCTGGAACCGGCCGCGGCAGCCGTGAGCGTGGGCCCCGAGTCCACCGGCTGGCTGGCCAATCTGTCGTTCCTGGTGGAGCGGGCGACGGCCGAGAGGTTCATGGCCGCGGTGGAAGAGACCCGCAAGGCCTTCCCCCACCTCGAACTCCGTCTCAACGGCCCGCTGCCGCCGTACAGCTTCGTCGAGCCCGGCCCGGCCAAGCCGGCGGGCAGCGTCCTCGGCGCCGACGCCGCCGAGGAGTGA